Proteins found in one Terribacillus sp. DMT04 genomic segment:
- a CDS encoding DUF554 domain-containing protein — MFGTLFNVAMILIGSTLGTVFKKGLKDSYQTILMQAMGLAALALGVNAIVGHLPQSNYSVLFIISLAIGAIAGEKLDLDARFNNLVRKFSRSNLAEGLSTAILLFCIGSLSILGPVEAALHQDYAYLLANAMLDFVTSLVLASTFGFGIALSAGVVFLWQGSIYLLAKLLESTVNVDLLNEVSIVGGVLIMASGLSILGIKKFKTMNFLPALLVPPVFFLVLKFI; from the coding sequence ATGTTCGGAACACTATTCAACGTAGCTATGATTCTTATCGGCAGTACACTTGGCACAGTATTTAAAAAGGGATTAAAAGACAGCTATCAAACAATTTTAATGCAGGCTATGGGTTTGGCGGCGCTGGCATTAGGTGTAAATGCGATTGTGGGACATCTGCCACAAAGCAACTATTCGGTTTTGTTTATCATTAGTCTTGCTATCGGAGCAATCGCAGGGGAGAAGCTGGATTTAGATGCTCGATTTAATAATTTAGTAAGGAAGTTTTCAAGATCCAACTTGGCTGAAGGTCTCTCTACAGCTATCTTGCTTTTTTGTATTGGATCGCTCTCCATTTTAGGTCCGGTAGAAGCAGCACTGCACCAAGATTATGCTTACTTATTGGCAAATGCGATGCTTGATTTTGTCACATCACTTGTGCTGGCATCTACATTCGGCTTTGGTATAGCGCTGTCCGCAGGTGTCGTATTTTTGTGGCAAGGATCAATTTATTTATTGGCCAAATTATTGGAGAGCACCGTGAATGTCGATTTGCTGAATGAAGTGAGTATTGTCGGCGGCGTGCTAATTATGGCTTCAGGGCTTAGCATTCTAGGTATTAAAAAATTTAAAACCATGAACTTTCTGCCCGCCTTACTTGTTCCGCCTGTGTTCTTTCTTGTGTTGAAGTTTATTTAA
- a CDS encoding L-lactate permease has translation MWMQAYDPFGSEYVSALIAFLPILFFLIGLTAFKMKGILAAGLTLIISFAVAVFVFQMPALKALSAIVLGIGNGLWPIGYIVLMAVWLYKLAVKSGKFDVIRGSIASISQDHRLQLLLIGFSFNAFLEGAAGFGVPIAISAALLTQLGFQPLKAAGLCLIANASSGAFGAIGIPVITGAQLGGISSLELSRTLAFLLPPVSFVIPFLLVFILNGFKGIRETLPALLVLSGTYTIIQTATMIFIGPELANIGAALISMGVLALFLRKWQPNHIYREKGAEVQEQPQRYTLGQVAKAWSPFYILTIVIALWSAPFFKQLFAVDGPLAGLIAYVKMPFLHQEVVQIAPIAVTNTPMDAILKLDFVSATGTAILVAIILTSFFSRNINWKCAASGLQEAAKELWIPVLTICFIMAFANLSNYAGLSAAIGLALAKTGSLFPLFSPVLGWIGVFITGSVVSNNALFGTLQVVTGSQIGTSSTLLLSANTAGGVMAKLISPQSIAIATAAVKETGNESALFNMTIKYSLLLAGFVCILTFVLSLFL, from the coding sequence ATGTGGATGCAAGCTTATGACCCGTTTGGAAGTGAGTATGTTAGTGCCTTAATTGCTTTTTTACCGATTCTGTTTTTCTTGATTGGTTTGACTGCTTTTAAAATGAAAGGAATACTTGCTGCGGGGTTGACGCTCATTATCAGTTTCGCAGTAGCCGTATTTGTCTTTCAAATGCCTGCATTAAAAGCATTATCTGCCATTGTGCTCGGCATCGGCAACGGCTTATGGCCGATTGGCTACATCGTCCTTATGGCAGTTTGGCTGTATAAGCTCGCTGTTAAATCTGGTAAATTCGATGTAATCCGAGGCAGTATTGCTAGTATTTCGCAAGATCATCGCTTACAGCTCTTATTAATTGGCTTTAGTTTTAATGCATTTCTGGAAGGAGCAGCCGGCTTTGGTGTACCAATTGCCATCAGCGCCGCCCTTCTCACACAGCTTGGCTTCCAACCGCTAAAAGCAGCAGGGCTGTGCTTGATTGCCAATGCTTCATCCGGTGCATTCGGCGCTATCGGCATTCCCGTTATTACGGGTGCCCAGCTCGGCGGTATTAGCAGCCTGGAGCTTTCTCGGACACTAGCATTTCTGTTACCGCCAGTCAGCTTTGTTATTCCGTTTCTGCTCGTCTTTATTCTAAACGGATTCAAAGGCATCAGAGAAACCTTGCCTGCACTGCTTGTGCTTAGCGGTACGTATACCATTATCCAAACAGCAACCATGATATTCATCGGGCCGGAACTTGCCAATATTGGTGCTGCCCTTATCAGTATGGGCGTACTTGCTCTCTTCCTCCGCAAATGGCAGCCAAATCATATTTACCGGGAAAAAGGAGCAGAAGTGCAAGAACAGCCTCAACGTTATACGTTAGGACAAGTAGCGAAAGCTTGGTCTCCGTTCTATATCTTAACAATTGTCATCGCCCTATGGAGTGCGCCATTCTTCAAGCAACTGTTTGCAGTTGATGGACCGCTGGCAGGCTTGATTGCTTATGTGAAAATGCCGTTTCTGCATCAGGAAGTTGTTCAAATCGCACCAATTGCTGTCACAAACACACCGATGGATGCCATTTTGAAACTGGACTTTGTGTCTGCAACTGGTACGGCCATCTTAGTAGCTATTATCTTAACAAGCTTTTTCAGCCGGAATATCAACTGGAAATGTGCAGCTAGCGGCTTGCAAGAAGCAGCCAAGGAACTGTGGATTCCCGTCCTGACTATCTGCTTTATTATGGCGTTTGCCAACCTATCAAACTATGCCGGACTAAGCGCCGCAATAGGTTTGGCTTTAGCCAAAACAGGCAGCCTGTTCCCGCTATTCAGTCCGGTACTTGGCTGGATTGGTGTCTTCATCACAGGATCTGTTGTCAGCAACAACGCACTATTCGGAACGCTGCAAGTCGTTACCGGCAGCCAGATCGGCACCAGTTCCACATTGCTATTATCCGCTAATACAGCCGGCGGTGTTATGGCCAAACTCATCTCACCACAGTCTATCGCTATCGCCACTGCTGCGGTAAAAGAAACCGGAAACGAATCTGCACTGTTTAATATGACGATTAAGTACAGCTTACTGCTGGCCGGATTTGTTTGTATTTTGACGTTTGTGCTGTCGCTATTTTTATAA
- a CDS encoding L-lactate dehydrogenase yields the protein MERINKVALIGAGFVGSSYAFALLNQNIVDELVIIDLNENKAMGDAMDLNHGQAFAPRPTKISYGTYADCQDADIVCITAGANQKPGETRLDLVSKNIKIFKGIVDDVMASGFDGVFLIATNPVDVLTHAVWKFSGLPKERVIGSGTTLDSSRLRYMLGDYFGVAPHDVQAHMIGEHGDTELPVWSQATIGGVPLETMMNTDSKYKTEDLDEIYVNVRDAAYHVIEKKGATYYGIAMSLVRVTQAILGDERAILPVTAHLNGEYGEKDVYIGVPTIVGRGGAQQVLELPLNAKEKEQFQHSAGVLRSIVESAFPEN from the coding sequence ATGGAAAGAATCAATAAAGTAGCTTTAATCGGTGCGGGATTCGTTGGGAGCAGCTATGCGTTCGCATTGCTGAACCAGAATATCGTGGATGAACTGGTGATTATTGATTTAAATGAAAATAAAGCGATGGGCGATGCGATGGATCTAAACCACGGTCAGGCATTTGCCCCTCGCCCAACAAAAATAAGTTACGGCACCTATGCTGACTGCCAAGATGCCGATATTGTTTGTATTACAGCTGGTGCGAATCAAAAACCAGGTGAAACGAGATTGGATTTAGTAAGCAAGAACATCAAGATTTTCAAAGGTATTGTAGATGACGTAATGGCTAGCGGTTTTGATGGTGTCTTCTTGATTGCAACAAATCCGGTTGATGTATTAACACATGCTGTCTGGAAATTCAGCGGCCTGCCTAAAGAACGTGTCATCGGCAGCGGTACAACATTGGATTCCAGCCGCCTTCGTTATATGCTTGGAGATTACTTTGGCGTTGCACCGCATGATGTACAGGCACATATGATTGGCGAGCACGGTGATACAGAACTTCCAGTATGGAGCCAAGCAACAATTGGCGGTGTTCCGCTTGAAACGATGATGAACACAGACAGCAAATACAAAACAGAAGACTTGGATGAAATCTACGTAAATGTTCGTGATGCAGCTTATCATGTGATTGAGAAAAAAGGTGCTACTTATTACGGAATCGCGATGAGCCTAGTCCGTGTTACACAGGCAATTCTGGGAGATGAAAGAGCCATATTGCCAGTGACAGCACATCTGAATGGAGAATATGGAGAGAAAGATGTTTATATTGGCGTTCCGACTATTGTAGGACGTGGAGGTGCGCAGCAAGTATTAGAGCTTCCATTAAACGCGAAGGAAAAAGAGCAATTCCAGCACAGTGCCGGTGTCCTTCGCAGCATTGTAGAATCTGCTTTTCCTGAAAACTAA
- the hpaB gene encoding 4-hydroxyphenylacetate 3-monooxygenase, oxygenase component: MSVRTGDTYLSSINAMGIHVLYGKSLINKPFSKHAAFRGIMRSQAELYDLQHKKSHTNILTFKDADTGERFGFSYLQPKTKEDIKRRGKMIKCWADQTHGLIGRSPDYMNTVLTAFSASAGLLEGKENCFPDHLRNYYAYVKRHDLAMTHTFIDPQVNRGDFYSEQEGEPVGATIIDRNEEGIIVQGAKLLATQGGITDELLVMSAAGFKRDRAFAFAIPSNTDGLTFVARETFAAGKSRAEYPLSARYEETDTIVLFDKVLVPWERVFYYDNVMAANSFKQESSFSALTLHQVLIRRIAKLEFSIGIVQSLIEEINIAEYQHVQEKAANLLILLEVLQALLHQAEENAAPDYWGTCCPDLKLLQVASNLFARQSPTIAPIIQQLGASGLMSIPPLQAFASEQKADLNHYLQGTSRKGKDRVKLFRLAWDFAMSSFGTREALYEYFFFGDPVRLTSQFYGSFDLQPYTKKIDDMLE; the protein is encoded by the coding sequence GTGTCAGTCAGAACGGGGGATACGTACCTTAGCAGTATTAATGCAATGGGTATCCATGTGCTATACGGTAAATCCTTGATAAATAAACCTTTCTCCAAACATGCTGCCTTTCGAGGTATCATGCGCTCACAAGCGGAATTGTACGATTTGCAGCACAAAAAATCACACACGAATATACTGACATTTAAAGATGCTGATACTGGCGAACGTTTTGGATTTTCCTATCTGCAGCCAAAAACGAAGGAAGATATCAAGCGCCGAGGCAAAATGATAAAATGCTGGGCGGATCAAACGCACGGTTTGATCGGAAGAAGCCCCGATTATATGAATACCGTTCTCACAGCATTTTCTGCCTCCGCTGGGTTATTAGAAGGAAAAGAGAATTGTTTTCCGGATCATTTACGAAATTATTATGCGTATGTGAAACGTCATGATTTGGCGATGACGCATACATTCATTGATCCTCAAGTAAACAGAGGCGACTTTTATTCTGAACAAGAAGGTGAACCAGTTGGCGCAACCATAATAGACCGCAATGAAGAAGGTATTATCGTTCAAGGTGCTAAGCTGCTGGCAACACAAGGAGGAATTACGGATGAACTGCTTGTCATGTCGGCTGCTGGGTTCAAGCGTGACAGAGCATTCGCCTTTGCTATTCCGAGCAATACGGACGGACTGACATTTGTAGCGAGGGAAACATTTGCAGCAGGAAAAAGCAGAGCTGAATATCCGCTTAGTGCCAGATATGAAGAAACAGACACAATTGTTCTATTTGATAAGGTGCTCGTACCTTGGGAACGTGTTTTTTATTATGATAATGTCATGGCAGCGAACAGCTTTAAACAAGAAAGCAGCTTTTCTGCACTAACATTACATCAAGTGTTAATCCGCCGAATCGCTAAATTGGAATTTTCCATTGGAATTGTGCAGTCACTTATAGAAGAAATAAATATAGCCGAATACCAGCATGTACAAGAAAAAGCAGCAAATCTTCTCATTTTATTAGAGGTGCTGCAAGCGCTTCTGCACCAAGCAGAAGAAAATGCAGCACCAGACTATTGGGGTACTTGCTGCCCAGATCTAAAACTGCTGCAAGTCGCGTCTAATTTATTTGCACGGCAATCTCCTACTATTGCACCCATTATCCAGCAGTTAGGTGCAAGCGGACTGATGAGCATCCCGCCATTGCAAGCATTTGCTTCGGAACAAAAAGCCGATCTTAATCATTATCTTCAGGGTACATCGAGGAAAGGGAAAGATCGCGTAAAATTATTTCGGCTGGCTTGGGACTTTGCTATGTCATCTTTTGGTACACGCGAGGCGCTATATGAGTATTTCTTCTTTGGAGATCCAGTACGGCTGACAAGTCAGTTTTACGGGTCATTTGATCTGCAGCCGTATACGAAGAAAATAGATGATATGTTAGAGTAA
- a CDS encoding DUF523 domain-containing protein yields MIMVSACLAGKPVRYNGTAATDTVIEQLIAERKAISVCPELLGGFLTPREPAEIIGGSGYDVLDGTAKVVEYSGADVTDRYIEGAARTLAIAKANNVDLVVLKENSPSCGSSFIYDGTFQGHKQAAAGVTTAMFRRAGIRVISEADMEKEIMKQGIGNI; encoded by the coding sequence ATGATCATGGTAAGTGCGTGTCTCGCTGGTAAGCCTGTTCGCTATAATGGAACAGCTGCCACCGACACCGTCATAGAACAACTTATTGCGGAGAGAAAAGCAATTAGCGTATGTCCAGAATTACTTGGCGGCTTCCTCACACCAAGGGAACCGGCAGAAATTATCGGCGGAAGCGGCTACGACGTGTTGGATGGTACCGCTAAAGTAGTGGAATATTCGGGGGCAGACGTGACGGACAGGTACATAGAAGGAGCAGCGCGTACGCTAGCTATTGCGAAAGCGAACAATGTTGACTTGGTTGTGTTAAAAGAAAACAGCCCCTCCTGCGGAAGCTCCTTTATCTATGATGGGACTTTCCAAGGTCATAAGCAGGCTGCTGCCGGCGTAACAACAGCGATGTTCAGACGTGCCGGAATCCGTGTGATTTCTGAAGCAGACATGGAAAAGGAAATAATGAAGCAAGGAATAGGAAACATATAG
- a CDS encoding DNA topology modulation protein, which produces MNRIAIVGSSGSGKSVLARRLGEMLQVEVWHLDALLWKPDWVLTPREEQKQIQQELVSRDSWIIDGDYNSTLDIRLEAADTIIFLDMPRMICLYRVLKRRLMYHNRSRPDMQKGCKEKLDLALFRRVWQYRTSKRPVVLEKLELLAKDKRVILLNNSKEVKKYVDEMKSQV; this is translated from the coding sequence GTGAATCGAATTGCAATCGTCGGTTCAAGTGGATCAGGGAAATCTGTCTTAGCTAGAAGACTGGGTGAAATGCTGCAAGTGGAAGTCTGGCATTTAGATGCACTTCTATGGAAGCCAGATTGGGTCTTAACGCCGAGAGAAGAACAAAAACAGATTCAACAGGAGCTAGTGAGCAGGGATAGCTGGATAATTGATGGTGACTACAATAGTACCCTGGATATTCGTTTAGAGGCAGCGGATACGATTATATTCTTGGACATGCCCCGGATGATTTGTCTGTACAGAGTGTTAAAGCGGCGTCTGATGTATCACAACCGCTCGCGGCCGGATATGCAGAAAGGGTGTAAGGAAAAGCTCGATCTGGCGCTTTTCAGAAGGGTTTGGCAATATCGGACATCAAAACGTCCAGTTGTGTTGGAAAAGCTTGAATTACTAGCAAAGGATAAGCGAGTGATCCTTTTGAATAACTCTAAAGAGGTCAAGAAATATGTAGATGAAATGAAAAGCCAAGTGTAA
- a CDS encoding helix-turn-helix transcriptional regulator, with protein MKVTNRVREIRQERQITQVKMAQDLGITRQTINAIEKGKYNPSLELALRLLVYFNVPLDQLFYLEEE; from the coding sequence ATGAAAGTGACAAATCGAGTCAGAGAGATACGACAGGAACGCCAGATTACACAAGTGAAAATGGCACAAGATCTTGGAATAACACGGCAGACGATCAACGCTATTGAAAAAGGGAAATACAATCCCAGCTTAGAACTTGCGCTGCGTCTGCTGGTATATTTTAATGTGCCGCTTGACCAATTATTCTATCTAGAGGAGGAGTAA
- the ybaK gene encoding Cys-tRNA(Pro) deacylase, translating to MAFKTNVMRLLDQKKIPYDDYSYTHTDAISGIDVAEVLGQNPARVFKTLVTVSKTGQHYVFVIPVQKELDLKLAAASVGEKSVRMLPAKELLPLTGYVHGGCSPIGMKKNFRTILDVSAQAFDRIIFSAGKVGYQVKIALTDLAKVVLFTLAAISMA from the coding sequence GTGGCTTTCAAAACAAACGTCATGCGCCTTCTGGATCAAAAGAAAATACCTTATGACGATTACAGCTATACACATACCGATGCGATTAGCGGTATAGACGTTGCTGAGGTGTTAGGTCAGAATCCCGCGCGTGTGTTTAAGACGCTCGTTACGGTCAGCAAAACCGGGCAGCATTATGTATTTGTTATTCCAGTGCAGAAAGAGCTGGATTTAAAGCTGGCTGCAGCAAGTGTTGGAGAGAAGTCGGTACGGATGCTGCCAGCCAAGGAATTGCTTCCGCTGACAGGTTATGTGCATGGAGGGTGTTCGCCAATCGGAATGAAAAAGAATTTCCGCACGATCCTGGATGTATCTGCACAAGCTTTTGACCGTATCATCTTCAGTGCTGGTAAAGTCGGTTATCAGGTGAAAATCGCCCTGACTGATCTTGCGAAAGTTGTTCTGTTCACATTAGCTGCTATAAGTATGGCGTAA
- a CDS encoding GTP cyclohydrolase II: MTDMKLESKAISILKDKIELIPTAEGAIYLVGPIKLPVNLYGETVTFQWYCWLNCREVAKDYEEIIHKLSDMNLAEMQQSSVLVYGEFAEAEDALIRMHSICHTGDIFGSKRCDCGFQLKQSMQKIVEHGAGALFYLANHEGRGIGLFSKAMAYILQENDYDTVEANQALGFVDDSRDYTDAIQVLKALRTKPVTLMTNNPRKLAAMEQAGMQLSGRAALWGDVSEYNENYLKTKIVRSGHLGDEEICSND, from the coding sequence ATGACGGATATGAAATTAGAATCGAAGGCTATTTCGATATTAAAAGATAAAATAGAACTTATTCCTACAGCAGAGGGAGCCATCTATCTGGTTGGGCCCATTAAACTGCCTGTGAATTTATACGGAGAGACAGTAACCTTCCAGTGGTATTGCTGGCTGAATTGCAGGGAAGTAGCCAAAGATTATGAAGAAATTATTCATAAGCTATCGGATATGAATTTAGCTGAAATGCAGCAATCCAGTGTGCTTGTTTATGGTGAGTTTGCTGAAGCGGAGGATGCGCTGATTCGGATGCATTCCATTTGCCATACAGGTGATATTTTTGGCAGCAAACGCTGTGACTGCGGCTTCCAGCTGAAGCAGTCGATGCAGAAAATCGTCGAGCATGGCGCGGGTGCTTTATTCTACCTTGCTAACCACGAAGGACGCGGTATTGGCTTGTTCAGCAAGGCAATGGCCTACATTCTGCAGGAAAACGACTACGATACAGTAGAAGCAAATCAGGCTCTCGGCTTTGTAGATGACTCCCGAGATTATACGGATGCAATTCAAGTGCTAAAAGCGTTGCGAACAAAACCAGTAACATTGATGACGAATAATCCGCGGAAGCTGGCAGCAATGGAACAGGCAGGCATGCAGCTATCTGGCCGTGCTGCACTTTGGGGAGATGTATCCGAATATAACGAGAATTATCTTAAAACAAAAATCGTCCGTTCCGGTCACCTTGGTGATGAGGAGATCTGCAGTAATGACTGA
- the ribD gene encoding bifunctional diaminohydroxyphosphoribosylaminopyrimidine deaminase/5-amino-6-(5-phosphoribosylamino)uracil reductase RibD has translation MTDHTFYMDLALQNARAMKGQTDPNPLVGSVIVNDNRIVGIGTHLKAGEPHAEIHAIRMAGEQAKGGTIYVTLEPCSHYGRTGPCAVAIKEAGIKKVVIATLDPNPLVAGNGVKILEEAGIEVIIGVREEEARQMNEVFNKFIVEKKPFVTLKAGTTLDGKIATHTLDSKWITSAASRQDVHRLRHENMAILVGVNTVIEDNPELTARIPNGRHPLRIVLDSTLRIPLDSKVVTDKLADTWIFTSQQADSEKEQTLLRKGIKIFRTSGSSRVDVKEVVNILGEQLVSSVLIEGGGSVHASFLEQHLIDKVVLYFAPKLIGGKAAPTFLEGTGFAKMADAVDLTHTDIIKIGQDFKFIGYPQYRKGEEK, from the coding sequence ATGACTGATCATACGTTTTATATGGACTTGGCATTGCAAAACGCGCGAGCGATGAAAGGGCAGACAGATCCGAACCCATTGGTTGGATCTGTTATTGTCAATGATAATCGCATCGTCGGAATTGGTACACATTTAAAGGCTGGAGAACCTCATGCAGAGATTCATGCGATCCGCATGGCAGGAGAACAGGCAAAAGGCGGGACAATTTATGTCACGCTTGAGCCTTGCTCTCACTATGGCAGAACTGGCCCATGTGCCGTAGCGATTAAAGAAGCTGGGATAAAGAAAGTGGTTATCGCAACGCTTGATCCGAATCCGCTTGTGGCTGGAAACGGCGTGAAAATCCTGGAGGAAGCCGGGATTGAAGTGATTATCGGCGTACGGGAAGAAGAGGCTCGGCAGATGAACGAGGTGTTCAATAAATTTATCGTTGAGAAAAAGCCGTTTGTTACGCTCAAAGCAGGGACAACATTGGACGGCAAGATTGCGACACATACCTTGGACAGCAAATGGATTACATCCGCTGCTTCCAGACAAGATGTTCACCGGCTTCGTCATGAAAACATGGCTATCCTTGTTGGTGTGAACACCGTGATTGAAGACAACCCCGAGCTGACAGCCAGAATACCGAACGGACGTCATCCGCTGCGCATCGTACTTGATTCCACACTTAGAATTCCGCTGGACAGCAAAGTAGTCACAGACAAACTGGCGGATACTTGGATTTTCACAAGTCAGCAAGCAGACAGTGAAAAAGAGCAGACGCTCCTTCGTAAAGGGATAAAGATATTCCGCACTAGCGGCAGCAGCCGTGTGGATGTAAAGGAAGTAGTAAACATATTAGGTGAACAGCTTGTTTCTTCGGTGTTGATTGAAGGTGGAGGCAGCGTACATGCTTCTTTCCTGGAGCAGCATCTCATCGACAAAGTTGTGCTGTATTTTGCACCTAAACTAATCGGCGGTAAAGCTGCACCTACTTTCCTGGAAGGAACAGGCTTTGCGAAAATGGCAGACGCGGTTGATTTGACGCATACAGATATTATAAAAATTGGACAAGACTTTAAGTTCATCGGCTATCCGCAATACCGCAAAGGAGAAGAAAAATAA
- a CDS encoding HAD family acid phosphatase encodes MKFGFDIDDTLINLREHAFHLYNKKMEQHIPLAVFHKLERVEIHEPFGLTDEQGRDMWNSSLEEIYYTTCPPFPNAVELLQELEQDGHEIYYITSRPKEHGERTKGWMQDLGFPVKNEQFFYGMKDEEKIFIIKELALDYYVDDKPDVLDTLLKESKTKVFVKNQSYNQHVQLPRISELSEIKEIIRHVKKD; translated from the coding sequence ATGAAATTCGGATTTGATATTGATGATACACTCATCAATCTGCGGGAGCACGCGTTTCATCTGTATAATAAAAAGATGGAGCAGCACATTCCGCTTGCTGTGTTTCATAAGCTCGAGCGAGTCGAAATCCATGAGCCATTCGGACTGACGGACGAACAAGGGCGTGACATGTGGAATTCTAGTTTGGAGGAAATCTACTATACTACCTGTCCGCCGTTTCCGAATGCAGTCGAGCTCTTGCAGGAATTAGAGCAAGACGGTCATGAGATTTATTACATTACTTCCCGACCAAAGGAACACGGTGAACGAACAAAAGGGTGGATGCAAGATCTCGGCTTTCCTGTCAAGAATGAGCAATTCTTTTACGGAATGAAAGACGAAGAGAAAATTTTTATTATAAAAGAGCTTGCACTGGATTATTATGTTGATGACAAGCCGGATGTGCTGGACACCTTACTGAAGGAATCCAAAACCAAGGTATTTGTAAAGAATCAATCTTATAATCAGCACGTGCAATTGCCGAGAATTAGCGAATTATCAGAGATAAAAGAGATTATACGACATGTAAAGAAGGATTAA
- a CDS encoding lipopolysaccharide assembly protein LapB: MNIVLSETDKNLSALLLDFYDMIKQERKEAAAILAEVIEALKKDAAAEGVLVAADLHFIRYKIMNEEIDEAERLMGNFEAKGRALTPVNAYYYHYFKGQIFLQENKWKDAIRYFEHAELYITREEEKADFYYKLANAYYQAYIPALSAFHAAKALGYAAAHNQELHAAKCNLLLGLNHLEARNFNRAESHLLEALAFQPSETTSSSELTAMVHHNLGLLAFVQQKFKEAIHYFEQAVQTTTNKPCLKSIYYLTESLFHTDRQQEALHFYQIGFEMSKTGQDMIYQWAFAMLHKQFIDRDCFESVWSKGISYFESIEDKSSVYYYSLRLARYYTMKGEAKPANYYYQLAMQ, from the coding sequence GTGAATATCGTTTTGTCAGAAACGGATAAAAATCTCAGCGCTTTGCTTCTAGACTTCTACGACATGATAAAGCAAGAGAGAAAAGAGGCAGCGGCTATCCTGGCCGAGGTAATAGAAGCATTAAAAAAGGATGCAGCAGCAGAGGGCGTGTTAGTTGCTGCTGATCTGCATTTTATTCGGTACAAGATTATGAATGAGGAAATAGATGAAGCAGAAAGGCTGATGGGAAATTTTGAAGCCAAAGGCCGTGCTTTAACACCAGTAAATGCATACTATTATCATTACTTTAAAGGGCAAATTTTCTTACAAGAAAACAAATGGAAAGATGCAATACGATATTTTGAACATGCAGAACTTTATATTACGAGAGAAGAAGAAAAGGCTGATTTTTATTATAAGCTGGCAAATGCCTATTATCAGGCCTACATTCCAGCATTATCAGCCTTTCATGCTGCAAAAGCTTTGGGTTATGCAGCAGCGCACAACCAAGAGCTTCATGCAGCAAAGTGTAATTTATTGCTTGGACTCAATCACCTGGAAGCTCGGAACTTCAATCGAGCAGAATCACATCTCCTAGAGGCGCTAGCCTTCCAACCTTCAGAAACGACATCATCTTCAGAGTTGACAGCAATGGTGCATCATAATCTTGGCCTTCTAGCTTTCGTACAGCAGAAATTTAAAGAGGCAATTCATTATTTTGAACAGGCTGTCCAAACAACAACTAACAAGCCCTGCTTAAAAAGTATTTACTATCTGACAGAATCACTTTTCCACACTGATCGCCAGCAGGAAGCGTTGCACTTTTATCAAATTGGATTTGAAATGAGTAAAACAGGACAAGATATGATTTATCAATGGGCCTTTGCCATGCTACACAAACAGTTTATAGACCGAGACTGTTTTGAAAGTGTCTGGAGTAAAGGAATCTCCTATTTTGAGTCTATTGAGGATAAGTCTAGTGTCTATTATTACAGCTTGCGATTGGCGAGATATTACACCATGAAAGGGGAAGCAAAACCAGCAAATTATTATTATCAGCTGGCCATGCAGTAG
- a CDS encoding DoxX family membrane protein encodes MFQAIRQSKGAAIVFLIIRVYLGYTFLSAGIGKLMSGNFDVSSFVQGAAARPDAGFIQRGWTNFLEGVVLPNSEIFSFLVMWGETLTGLALLLGAFTGFAAVMGILMNLSFLLSGAVQQNLILIILGLVLLIGGVNAGRYGVDRWIMPSLRNTTVNKSSENRKRQLI; translated from the coding sequence ATGTTTCAAGCAATACGGCAAAGCAAAGGCGCTGCCATTGTTTTTCTAATCATTAGAGTGTATCTTGGATACACATTCCTATCAGCTGGTATAGGGAAGCTGATGAGCGGCAATTTTGATGTGAGTAGTTTTGTGCAAGGAGCGGCAGCGCGACCAGATGCTGGTTTCATTCAGCGTGGATGGACGAACTTTCTCGAAGGAGTGGTGCTCCCGAATTCGGAGATTTTCAGCTTTCTCGTTATGTGGGGAGAAACACTGACAGGTTTGGCACTTCTGCTAGGAGCTTTCACCGGATTTGCAGCTGTGATGGGCATACTGATGAATCTTTCATTCTTACTGAGTGGCGCGGTCCAGCAGAATCTAATTCTTATTATCTTAGGATTGGTTCTATTAATTGGCGGTGTTAACGCAGGGCGTTATGGGGTGGATCGCTGGATCATGCCATCTTTACGCAATACAACGGTGAACAAATCTAGTGAAAACAGGAAAAGACAACTTATCTGA